The following nucleotide sequence is from Agromyces sp. SYSU T00194.
GCTCGGCGATCTCGCGGTTGGTGTGCGGCTCGTGCAGGCAGATGCGCAGGATGCGCAGTCGCAGGGGGGAGGCGAGCGCCTTCGCGCGGGCGTGGGCGAGCGCCTCGGCGTCGCCCGTGCCGGGCGCGTCGTCGGCGTCGGGCGCGCTGCCGGAGGCATCCGCCGCTTCTGATTGACTTTTCTCAATCACACCTCGATGCTAGTGCCGTGAGCACCGACACCACCACCTCCGCGACGCCGGACGCCGCGGACCCCGGCCCCTCGCTCTGGCGCGACCGCGACTTCCTCCGGCTCTGGGCCGGCCAGACCGTCAGCCAGTTCGGCGCGCAGCTCGCGCACGTCGCGATCCCCGTGCTCGCCATCGTGCTGCTCGGCGCGAGCGAGTTCGAGGTGGGGCTGCTGAGCGCGGCCGACACGGCCGCGTTCCTGGTCGTCGGGCTGCCCGCCGGCGCCTGGATCGACCGCATGCGCAAGCGCCGGGTCATGATCGTCGCCGACCTCGTCCGCGCGCTGGCGCTCGCCGCGATCCCCGCGCTCTGGGCGCTCGACGCGCTCGAGATGTGGCACGTCTACCTGGTCGGCCTCGTGATCGGCACCGCGACCGTGTTCTTCGACGTGTCGTACCAGTCGGTCATCCCGGTGCTGGTGCGCCGCCCCCGCATCGGCGAGGCGAACGCGAAGCTCGAGGCGAGCGCCCAGGTCGCCCGCATCGGCGGGCCGGCGATCGGCGGCGGACTGCTCGCGCTGGTCTCGGCCCCGTTCGTGATCCTCGGCACCGCGATCGGGTACCTCGTGTCGTTCGCGTTCCTGCTCGGCATCCGCGCCGACGAGACGCCGAAGCCGCGCACGCCCGGCGTCGGCCTCGTCGCCGAGATCCGCGAGGGGCTGTCGTTCGTCTGGCACCACCGCCTCATCCGGCGGATCACGCTGAACACCGCGCTGGCGAACTTCTTCGGCACGCTCTCGATGACCCTCGTCAGCCTGCTCGTGCTGCGCGAGCTCGGCCTCACGCCGGCGGTGCTCGGCCTCGTGCTCTCCATCGGGTCGGCCGGCGGGCTGCTGGGCGCGCTCGCGACCCCGTGGCTCACGCGCCGGCTCGGCGAGGGCACGGTCATCCCCGCATCGACCGTGATGTTCGGGTTGTCGGCCTGCCTCGTACCGCTGACGGCCGCCGTGCCGCAGTTCGCCGTGCCGCTGCTCATCGTCGCCGAGCTCGGCTTCTCGTTCTCGGTGCTCGTCTACAACATCGCCCAGGTGAGCTTCCGCCAGCGCGTCACCCCGCACCACCTGCTCGGCCGCATGAACGCGTCGATCCGGTTCGTCGTGTGGGGCGTCATGCCGATCTCGAGCCTCATCGCGGGCGCGCTCGCGAGCGTCATCGGGGTCGTGCCGACCATGTGGGTCGGCGCGATCTGCCAGCTGCTCGCCGGCGCCGTGGTGGTCTTCTCGCCGTTCCGCGGCATGCGCACGCTGCCCGACGCCGACGAGGAGGTCGGCGCCGCACCGGAGGCCTGAGCCCGTCCCCGCCCGCGACGGGTGGCGGCGGCCGCGGGACCTCCGGCCATTGCCGGTGCGGGCGCTCCGGTCGTAGCGTGGGCCCGATGGACTGGCTCGCGCTGCTCGACGCGCACGGCCTCGAGTTCGCCCGGCAGGTGCTGCAGCGCGGCACCGCGGCGGTCGCCCTGGTCGCGTTCGCGTCGACCTGGTCGCAGTTCCCGGCGCTCCTCGGCGAGCGGGGGCTGCTGCCCGTGCCCCGGTTCCTCGAGCTGGGGTACGCGCGGCGGCAGCCCACGATCTTCCGCTGGCACTACTCCGATCGGATGCTCCGCGGCTGCTGCGCGTTCGGCGTGCTCGTCGCCGCCCTCCTGGTCGCGGGCGTCCCGCAGCTCGGCCCGCCGTGGCTGCCGATGCTCGCGTTCGGCGTGCTCTGGGTGCTGTACCTGTCGATCGTGACCGTGGGGCAGACCTTCTACGCGTTCGGCTGGGAGAGCCTGTTGCTCGAGTCGCTGTTCGTCGTGGCGTTCCTCGGCTCGAACCGGGTCGCCCCGCCGATCCTGGTGCTCGGCTTCACCTGGTGGCTCGTGTTCCGGCTCGAGTTCGGCGCCGGCATGATCAAGTGGCGCGGCGGGCGCGAATGGCGCGACCTGACGGCGCTGACGTACCACCACGAGACCCAGCCCATGCCGAACCCGCTGAGCCGCTGGGCGCACCTGCTGCCGCGCTGGTTCCACCGGTCGGAGGTCGTGGCGAACTTCATCGCCCAGCTCGGGGTGCCGTTCCTGCTGTTCGCGCCCCAGCCCGTGGCATCCGTCGCCGCCCTCGTGATCGTCGGCACGCAGGCCTGGCTCGTGCTCACCGGCAACTTCGCGTGGCTGAACTGGCTCACGATGGTGCTCGCCGGCGGGGCGATCGGCGACGGGGTGGTGCACCTGGTCGTGCCGGCGTGGCCGGCCGAGACGGCGTACGCGCCCACCCCGGCGTGGTTCGCGGTGGTCACGACGCTCGTCGTCGCCGGGCTCGCGGTGCTCAGCTGGCAGCCGCTGCGCAACCTGTTCGCCCGCCGCCAGCTCATGAACGCCAGCTTCAACCGGTTCCACCTGGTGAACGCCTACGGTGCGTTCGGCACGGTCACGAAGCGGCGCGACGAGGTGGTGGTCGAGGGCACCGAGGCCGCGGAGCCCGGGCCGGGGGACTGGGTCGCCTACGAGTTCCACGGCAAGCCGGGCGACCCCGCGCGCGTGCCGCGGCAGTTCGCGCCGTACCACCTGCGGCTCGACTGGCTGATGTGGTTCCTCGCCCTCGGGGCGCCCGACCACGGCTGGTTCCGCGCGTTCCTCGTGCGGCTGCTCGAGGCCGACCCCGCGACCCTCCGGCTGCTGCGCGTCGACCCGTTCGACGGCAGGCGGCCCGTCGCGGTGCGCGCACGGGTGTACCGGTACCGGTTCGCCACGCGCCGAGAGCATCGCGAGACGGGACTGTGGTGGATGCGGGAGGATGCCGGTGTGCTGGTCGCTCCCATCGCCCTCGGGGCCCGCCCGTGATCGACGCCAACGTCGTCGGCTCGGGGCCGAACGGACTCGCCGCCGCCGTCACCCTCGCGGCCGCGGGGCTGTCGGTGCGCCTGACCGAGCGCGCCGACACGATCGGCGGCGGCATGCGCACCGAGGAACTCACGCTGCCCGGCTTCCGCCACGACCTGTGCTCGGCGGTGCACCCGGCCGCGCTCGCGTCGCCGTTCTTCCGGGCGTTCGGGCTGACCGACCGGGTGCCCTTCGTCGTGCCCGACGCCTCGTACGCCCACCCGCTCGACGCTGCGCCCGCCGGCGTCGCCTGGCGCGACCTCGACCGCACCGCCGACGAGCTCGGCGCCGACGGCCCCGCCTGGCGCCGCCTGTTCGCGCCGCTCGTGGCGCGCATCGACGGCGTCGTCGACTTCACCGGCTCGCAGCTGCTGCGCGTGCCCCGTCGGCCGGTCGCCGCCGCGCTCATGGCCGCGCGGGTGCTCGAGCAGGGCACGGCGCTGGGCGCCGCCCGGTTCCGCGGTGCCACCGCGCCGGCGATGCTCGCGGGCGCGGCCGCGCACGCCATCGGCCGACATCCCTCGCTCGCGACGGCGGCCCCGGGCGTGCTGCTCGGCGCGCACGCGCACGCGGGCGGCTGGGGGGTTCCGGTGGGCGGGTCGCAGGCGATCGCCGACGCGCTGGCCGCCGAACTCGTCGCCCTGGGCGGCGAGATCGTGACCGGCCACGAGGTGCGCTCGCCGGCCGATCTCGAGCGCAGCCGCGTGACGCTGCTCGACACCTCCGTCGAGGCGCTCGACGCGATCGCCGGGCACCGCCTGCCGGCCCCGTACCGGCGCGCACTGCGCCGCTACCGGCACGGCGACGGGGTCGCGAAGGTCGACTTCGCGCTCTCCGACCCCGTCCCGTGGGCCGACCCGCGCGTCGGGGCCGCGCCGACCGTGCACCTCGGCGGCAGCGCGGCGGAGATCGCGGCGAGCGAGCACGCCGTCGCCGCCGGGCGCGTGAGCGAGCGCCCCTACGTGCTCGTCGTGCAGCCGACCGTGGTCGACCCGACGCGTGCGCCGGCCGGCCGGCACACGCTCTGGGCGTACATCCACGTGCCCCGCGGGTCGCGGCTCGACGCCACCGAACTCGTGGCGGCGCAGATGGAGCGGTTCGCGCCCGGCTTCCGCGACACGGTGCTGGCGAGCACCGCGACGAGCGCCGTCGAGCTCGGCGCGCGCAACCCGAACGACGTCGGCGGCGACATCCTGGGCGGCGCGCTCACCGTGCCCCAGCTCGTGAAGCGGCCGGTGGTCTCGCCCGTGCCGTGGCGCACGCCCGTGCGCGGGCTCTACCTGTGTTCGGCCTCGACCCCGCCCGGGCCGAGCGTGCAGGGCATGAACGGCTGGTTCGCCGCCCGGCTCGCACTGCGTGAGCACTTCGGGGTGCACGAGGCGCCGTACAACGGGCGGGTGGGGCGGTGAGCCGACTGCCGGGCCCGTCGGGACGCCGTGCCGACGGCCGGCCCGCGGCCCGCGTTCAGAGCCGCCCGGTCGCCTTCAGCGCCAGGTAGCGGTCGGCGAGCGCCGGCGGCAGGTCGGCGGGCGGCGCCTGCACCACGTCGCCGCCGAGGCGCTTGATCGCCGCGGCGACCCGGTCGGCGTCGCGAAGCGCCCGCTCGGCCGCGCCCGCGAGGTACGCCGACTCGCGGTCGCCGCGATCGCGCCGCGCCGCATCGAGCGACGGGTCGGTGACGGAGGCGACCAGCACGGTGTGCGCCGACGTCAGGGCGGGCAGCACGCCCAGCATGCCCCGTGCCGCGGCCGGGGTGTCGATGCCCGTGCACAGCACGACCAGGGCACGGTGGCTCGTCGCCTGCCGCACCAGTGCGGGCACCGCGCTCCAGTCGGTGTCGATGAGTCCCGCCTCCACCGGGGCGAGCGCGTCGACCATGCGGGAGAGCATGGTCGGCCCGGTCACCGACTGCACGCGGGCGCGCACCCGGCGATCCCAGGCCACGAGGTCGACGCGGTCGCCGGCCCGGCCGGCCAGGGCGGCCAGCAGCAGGCTCGATTCGATGGCGGTGTCGAGCCGGGGCTCGTCGCCCACGCGCGCGGCGGCGGTGCGACCCGTGTCGACGACCAGCACGACCCGCCGGTCGCGCTCGGGTCGCCACGTGCGCACCATCAGGCGCTGCCCGCCGCCGGTCAGCTCCGCGTCGCGTCGCGCGGTCGCCCGCCAGTCGATCGAGCGCACGTCGTCGCCGCGCACGTACTCGCGCAGCGAGTCGAACTCGGTGCCCGCGCCGCGCACCATGACCGGGGTGTTGCCCTCGAGCTCGCGCAGCCGCGCCACGCGCGACGCCAGGTGACGCCGCGAGCGGAACGGCGGCAGCACCCGCAGGCGGCCCTCCGCCCCGAGCGTCGCCTGGCGCGCCCAGAGCCCGAGCGGGCCCCACGAGCGCACGGTCACCGCGTCGACCCGTCGCTCGCCGCGCCGCGACGGCACGAACGCCAGCGGCACCGCACGGCGCTCTCCGGCCGGCAGGTCCACCCGTGCGCGGTTGTCGCCGACGAGGCCCGCCGACGGCTCCCACCCGTCGCGGACGACGCCGCGGATGCGCCGGCCGCCGAGGTTCGTCAGGAGCAGCCGGCCGTCGACGCGCTCGCCGAGTCGCACGCGCGCCGGCAGCTCGCGGGCGATCGCGACGCGCCGCGGGCTGCCGGCCGCCGCGAGGTCGACGAGCCCGAGCGCGATCGCGAGCGCCACCCAGCCGACGAACACCGCCCAGGCCGCGGTGGGCGTGCCGCCGAGCAGCACGAGCGGCACGACGCCGGCGGCGACGAGCAGCGTGAAGCGTCCGGACCAGTCCATGTCAGAGCGGCACCCGCACCTGCTGCACCACCGAGCCGAGGATCGCGTCGACGTCGACGCCCTCGAGTTCGGCCTCCGGCCGCAGCACGACCCGGTGCCGCCACACGGAGGGCAGCATGGCCTGCACGTGGTCGGGCGTGACGGCGGCGTCGCCGCGCAGCCAGGCCCACGCCTTCGACGCCGCCAGCAGCGCGGTCGCGCCGCGGGGGCTCGCTCCGAGCGCCACCGACGGGCTGCGCCGCGTCGCCTGGGCGAGGTCGACGACGTAGCCGAGCACCTCGTCGGTGACGGTCACCCGGGCCGTGGCCGCGCGCGCCGCGGCGAGGTTCGCGGCGTCGAGCACCGGCCGCACGCCGGCCGCGTCGAGGTCGCGCGGATCGAAGCCGTCGGCGTGGCGGCGGAGCACCTCGACCTCCGTCTCGCGCGGCGGGAGGTCGAGCACGAGCTTCAGCAGGAACCGGTCGAGCTGCGCCTCCGGGAGCGCGTACGTGCCCTCGTACTCGACGGGGTTCTGCGTCGCGGCCACCAGGAAGGGGTCGGGCAGCGGCCGGGTGACCCCGTCGGTCGAGACCTGTCGCTCCTCCATCGCCTCGAGCAGGGCCGACTGCGTCTTCGGGGGCGTGCGGTTGATCTCGTCGGCGAGCAGGATGTTCGTGAACACCGGCCCCTCGCGGAACTCGAACGCGGCCTCGCGCGGGTCGTACACGACCGAGCCGGTCACGTCGCCGGGCATCAGGTCGGGCGTGAACTGGATGCGGTGCGTCTGCAGGTCGAGCGACCGGCTGAGCGCGCGCACGAGCAGCGTCTTGGCGACGCCGGGCACGCCCTCGAGCAGGACGTGCCCGCGCGCCAGCAGGGCGATGATGAGCCCGGTGACGGCGCCGTCCTGGCCGACGACGGCGCGGCCGACCTCGGTGCGCACGCGGGCGAGTCGCTCGCGCAGCGCGGCGTCGTCGATGGTCGGGGCGGCGGGATCGGTCATGTCACCTGTTCCTCGGTTCGGTTCGGTTCTCGGTTCGGGCATCGGATGCCCCGGGCGTGCGCACCGCGGCCGCGACGCGTCGCTCGAACGCGTCGAGGTCGCGGGCGAGCGACGTGAACGCGGCGTCGTCCGGGGGCGGCGCGCCGATCAGCAGGTCACGCACGCGGGCCGAGTCCACGCCGACGAGCGTTGCCGCGGCATCGGCGACCTCGCCGACGGGCGCGTGCCCCGGGAGGCCGACGAGCGTCGCGATGCGGCCGAGCGCGCCGATGCGCATGGCGTCGAGGGCGCGGCCCCGCGCATCCGCCCGCGCGTACAGCCGGCCGCGCCCCTCGGTCGTCTCGCGGGCCCGCACGACGACGGGCAGGCGTTCGACCACGAGCGGACCGAACCGGCGACCCCGCCACACGGCCGCAGCGACGGTGGCGAGCAGGAGCAGCACGAGGGCCGGAGTCACCCACGGCGGGGTGAGTTCGCCGAGCGACGGCCCGGCATCGGGTGCGTCGCCCGGTCCGGGCAGGTACCAGACGAGCCGGTCGGTCGCGCCGAGCAGCCCGAGGGCGAGGGCGGCGTTGCCGGCCGTGGCGACGGTGCCGTTCTGGAGCACTTCGGTGCCGGCCAGCACCACGACCTCGGGCACGTCCCCGGCGGGTCCCACGACCAGTCGCACGGCGCCGTCGTCGTCGGGGAAGCAGCCCCGCCAGCCGGCGTCCACGGCCGCGTCGTCCACCGTGAGCGCCTGTCCCGAGCCGCCGAGCGCGCCCGCGCGCTGCGCCTCCGGCACGTCGCAGCCCGGCGCATCCGTCGTCCCCGCGGTGAGCCCGGCGAACCGCACGCCGGGCGCGACGGCGTCGAGGGCGGAGAAGCTCGGGGCGACCAGGACGATCCGCGACGCCGCGCCCGCGAGGCGCGCGACCTGCGCGCCGTCGAGGAGGCCCAGGTCGTCGACGAGGAGCACCGTGGCGCCCGCCGCACGCGGCAGCGCGTCGTCGAGCGCGTCGACGGCCTCCACGTGCACCCCCTGCTCGGCGAGCACGTTCGCGACCGCCGCGCCGCCCGCCGGAGCGGCGTTGTCGGCCGCGAGCACCCGGCCCGAGCCGGAGCCGACCCCCTCGAGCAGGGCGACGCCGACCGCGACGACCAGCACGATGACGCCGACGACGATCCAGCCGCGACGCGACGCGATCGCCCGCCGCACCGTCGGGGTGCGCGCCTCGGCGGCGGTCGCGGTCACGGGGTCGCTCCCGCGAGGCCGGCCGGCACGGTGCCCCGGAGGTCGGCGTCGAGTTCCCGCACCCGCGCGTACGCGTCCGGCCCGGCGTGCCGGTCGCCGTAGCGCACCAGCTCGAAGTCGTCGGCGGCCGCCTCCAGGCGGGACCGGTGCGCCGGGAACGACGGCGCCGCGCCGCGGGCGACGCCGTGCGCGGTCGTGCCGGGCAGCAGGGTGAGCACGGTGCGCTCGTCGAGCTCGCGCGCGAGCGCCCGGAACGCCTCGGCGACGGCCAGGTCCCAGTCGCCCCGCGCGGCCGCCTCATCGGCCGCGCGCCGCAGGGCGGCGGCCGTGCGACGGTCGTCGTCGCCCAGCACGGCGTGTTCGGGGCGGGCGCGTCGTCGCAGCCGTGGCAGGCCGTACACGAGCAGGACGACCACCACGACGCCCGCGACCAGGAGCAGCCCCACGAGGAGCAGGGTCGGTGCGGGGAGCCCGCCGCCGCCGGCGAACAGGTCGGTCAGCCACTGGCGCACGGCGTCCGCCGCCCGATCGAACGCCGTCGGGCTCGCCGCCGCGTACTCGGGTGAGCGGAGCTCGGCCTCGAGGAGTCGACGCGCCTCGTCGGCGTCGGGGTCGAGCGGGATCTCCAGGCGCATGCGGGTCAGGGCGCGAACGGGTCGGCGACCCGGGCGCCCGTGCGGCGCAGCTCCACGACGCGCTGCAGCTCGAGGTCGAGCCCCTCGCGTCGCATCCGCAGGTCGAGGTAGAGCAGTGCGACGACGGCCGACTGCGCGACGGCGGCGACGGCGCCGACCACCAGCGACAGGCCGATCGCGACCACGTACGTCGCCACCAGCACGGCGAGGCCGGTGCCGGTGCCGGTCGGGTCGATGAGGAACGACGCGAGTCCGCCGACGAAGCTGATCGGCTGCACGACCACCTGCGCCGCCGTGTTCACGATGAACGCCACGAGCAGCTCCACGCCGAAGATGCGCCAGAAGTGGCCGTCGGTGAGTCGCCAGGAACGCGCCATGGCGCTGAAGACGCCCCGGCGCTCGAGCACGATCGCGCTCGGCGTGAGCGACAGCTTCGTGTAGGTCCATGCGGCGAGCACGGCGATGCCGAGGCCCAGCACGAGGGCGATGGCGACGCCGACGAAGACCAGCACGGGCTCGATGAGCGCGAACCCGAGCACGATCCCGACCAGCAGGACCGTGATGACGCCGACCGCGGCGGCGACGAGCAGCACCCAGCCGATCAGGGGCCCGATGCGGCGTGCGGCGCGCCGCCAGACCTCCGCGAAGCGCAGGCGCTCGCCGAGGGTGCCGGATGCCACGTCGACGACCATGATCCCCTGGAGGAACGCCGACCCGATCACCGACAGCGCGATGGGCACCAGCATGAGCAGGAGGAAGCCCGCCGCCCCTCCGCTCGCGATCGCGTCGAGGTCGTCGGCCGACGCGCGCTCGAGGCGATCGATCAGGCCGAACATGACGGGGAAGACCAGCGCGACGGTGGCGAGCGTCACCACGACCTGCACCAGCAGGCCGCTGCCGAAGGTGGGACCCGGGTTGCGCCGGATGGTCTGGAACGGGGCGCCGAGGAGGGTGGCGAAGCCCAGCGGTCGCAGCGGCACGAGCCCGGGACGCGGGGGCGGCGTCCAGCCGGCCTCCGGTCCCGTCGGCGCCGCACCGGCCGGGCCGCCGGCGGGGGGCGGACCGGAGGTGCCGGCCGGGTTCGACCCGGTTCCGGGGCCGGTCGGCGGATGCCACGTCTGATCGGTCACCGGTGCCTCCTCACGCGTCCACCCATCGTGCCATGTCGGGGCGGTCGGGGAGCGGTCGTCCACGGGTTCCGGGGCCGGAATCCGCGTGCGAGGAACCGCTCTCCCGCCGCTCGACTACGCTGGGAGCGGCGCCCACGCACGTGGTGCGGCGCGGGACGAACGGGAACGGGACGGATGAACGCACGCGTACTCGTGGTCGACGACGACCAGGCACTCGCCGAGATGATCGGCATCGTGCTGCGGACGGAGGGGTTCGAGCCCTTCTTCTGCGCCGACGGCACGTCGGCCCTGGACGAGTTCCGCCAGTCGCGGCCCGACCTCGTCCTGCTCGACCTCATGCTGCCGGGCATGGACGGGATCGAGGTGTGCTCGCGCATCCGCGCAGAGTCGGGCACCCCGATCATCATGCTCACCGCGAAGTCCGACACGGCCGACGTGGTGAAGGGCCTCGAGTCCGGCGCCGACGACTACATGGTCAAGCCGTTCAACCCCAAGGAGCTCATCGCGCGCATCCGCACCCGGCTGCGCCCCGTCGGCGACGGCGAAGGCGACCTGCTCCGGGTCGGCGACCTCACGGTCGACGCCGCCGCGCACGAGGTGCGCCGCGGCGAGGACCTCATCGCGCTCACGCCGCTCGAGTTCGACCTGCTGCTCACGCTCGCGTCGAAGCCGCAGCAGGTGTTCACCCGGGAGATGCTGCTCGAGCAGGTCTGGGGCTACCACTACAAGGCCGACACCCGGCTGGTGA
It contains:
- a CDS encoding DUF4350 domain-containing protein, which codes for MTATAAEARTPTVRRAIASRRGWIVVGVIVLVVAVGVALLEGVGSGSGRVLAADNAAPAGGAAVANVLAEQGVHVEAVDALDDALPRAAGATVLLVDDLGLLDGAQVARLAGAASRIVLVAPSFSALDAVAPGVRFAGLTAGTTDAPGCDVPEAQRAGALGGSGQALTVDDAAVDAGWRGCFPDDDGAVRLVVGPAGDVPEVVVLAGTEVLQNGTVATAGNAALALGLLGATDRLVWYLPGPGDAPDAGPSLGELTPPWVTPALVLLLLATVAAAVWRGRRFGPLVVERLPVVVRARETTEGRGRLYARADARGRALDAMRIGALGRIATLVGLPGHAPVGEVADAAATLVGVDSARVRDLLIGAPPPDDAAFTSLARDLDAFERRVAAAVRTPGASDARTENRTEPRNR
- a CDS encoding DUF58 domain-containing protein, with amino-acid sequence MDWSGRFTLLVAAGVVPLVLLGGTPTAAWAVFVGWVALAIALGLVDLAAAGSPRRVAIARELPARVRLGERVDGRLLLTNLGGRRIRGVVRDGWEPSAGLVGDNRARVDLPAGERRAVPLAFVPSRRGERRVDAVTVRSWGPLGLWARQATLGAEGRLRVLPPFRSRRHLASRVARLRELEGNTPVMVRGAGTEFDSLREYVRGDDVRSIDWRATARRDAELTGGGQRLMVRTWRPERDRRVVLVVDTGRTAAARVGDEPRLDTAIESSLLLAALAGRAGDRVDLVAWDRRVRARVQSVTGPTMLSRMVDALAPVEAGLIDTDWSAVPALVRQATSHRALVVLCTGIDTPAAARGMLGVLPALTSAHTVLVASVTDPSLDAARRDRGDRESAYLAGAAERALRDADRVAAAIKRLGGDVVQAPPADLPPALADRYLALKATGRL
- the mtrA gene encoding MtrAB system response regulator MtrA encodes the protein MNARVLVVDDDQALAEMIGIVLRTEGFEPFFCADGTSALDEFRQSRPDLVLLDLMLPGMDGIEVCSRIRAESGTPIIMLTAKSDTADVVKGLESGADDYMVKPFNPKELIARIRTRLRPVGDGEGDLLRVGDLTVDAAAHEVRRGEDLIALTPLEFDLLLTLASKPQQVFTREMLLEQVWGYHYKADTRLVNVHVQRLRAKVEDDPDNPSIVMTVRGVGYRAGATV
- a CDS encoding AAA family ATPase, which codes for MTDPAAPTIDDAALRERLARVRTEVGRAVVGQDGAVTGLIIALLARGHVLLEGVPGVAKTLLVRALSRSLDLQTHRIQFTPDLMPGDVTGSVVYDPREAAFEFREGPVFTNILLADEINRTPPKTQSALLEAMEERQVSTDGVTRPLPDPFLVAATQNPVEYEGTYALPEAQLDRFLLKLVLDLPPRETEVEVLRRHADGFDPRDLDAAGVRPVLDAANLAAARAATARVTVTDEVLGYVVDLAQATRRSPSVALGASPRGATALLAASKAWAWLRGDAAVTPDHVQAMLPSVWRHRVVLRPEAELEGVDVDAILGSVVQQVRVPL
- a CDS encoding lipase maturation factor family protein, yielding MDWLALLDAHGLEFARQVLQRGTAAVALVAFASTWSQFPALLGERGLLPVPRFLELGYARRQPTIFRWHYSDRMLRGCCAFGVLVAALLVAGVPQLGPPWLPMLAFGVLWVLYLSIVTVGQTFYAFGWESLLLESLFVVAFLGSNRVAPPILVLGFTWWLVFRLEFGAGMIKWRGGREWRDLTALTYHHETQPMPNPLSRWAHLLPRWFHRSEVVANFIAQLGVPFLLFAPQPVASVAALVIVGTQAWLVLTGNFAWLNWLTMVLAGGAIGDGVVHLVVPAWPAETAYAPTPAWFAVVTTLVVAGLAVLSWQPLRNLFARRQLMNASFNRFHLVNAYGAFGTVTKRRDEVVVEGTEAAEPGPGDWVAYEFHGKPGDPARVPRQFAPYHLRLDWLMWFLALGAPDHGWFRAFLVRLLEADPATLRLLRVDPFDGRRPVAVRARVYRYRFATRREHRETGLWWMREDAGVLVAPIALGARP
- a CDS encoding DUF4129 domain-containing protein; the protein is MRLEIPLDPDADEARRLLEAELRSPEYAAASPTAFDRAADAVRQWLTDLFAGGGGLPAPTLLLVGLLLVAGVVVVVLLVYGLPRLRRRARPEHAVLGDDDRRTAAALRRAADEAAARGDWDLAVAEAFRALARELDERTVLTLLPGTTAHGVARGAAPSFPAHRSRLEAAADDFELVRYGDRHAGPDAYARVRELDADLRGTVPAGLAGATP
- a CDS encoding phytoene desaturase family protein, encoding MIDANVVGSGPNGLAAAVTLAAAGLSVRLTERADTIGGGMRTEELTLPGFRHDLCSAVHPAALASPFFRAFGLTDRVPFVVPDASYAHPLDAAPAGVAWRDLDRTADELGADGPAWRRLFAPLVARIDGVVDFTGSQLLRVPRRPVAAALMAARVLEQGTALGAARFRGATAPAMLAGAAAHAIGRHPSLATAAPGVLLGAHAHAGGWGVPVGGSQAIADALAAELVALGGEIVTGHEVRSPADLERSRVTLLDTSVEALDAIAGHRLPAPYRRALRRYRHGDGVAKVDFALSDPVPWADPRVGAAPTVHLGGSAAEIAASEHAVAAGRVSERPYVLVVQPTVVDPTRAPAGRHTLWAYIHVPRGSRLDATELVAAQMERFAPGFRDTVLASTATSAVELGARNPNDVGGDILGGALTVPQLVKRPVVSPVPWRTPVRGLYLCSASTPPGPSVQGMNGWFAARLALREHFGVHEAPYNGRVGR
- a CDS encoding MFS transporter yields the protein MSTDTTTSATPDAADPGPSLWRDRDFLRLWAGQTVSQFGAQLAHVAIPVLAIVLLGASEFEVGLLSAADTAAFLVVGLPAGAWIDRMRKRRVMIVADLVRALALAAIPALWALDALEMWHVYLVGLVIGTATVFFDVSYQSVIPVLVRRPRIGEANAKLEASAQVARIGGPAIGGGLLALVSAPFVILGTAIGYLVSFAFLLGIRADETPKPRTPGVGLVAEIREGLSFVWHHRLIRRITLNTALANFFGTLSMTLVSLLVLRELGLTPAVLGLVLSIGSAGGLLGALATPWLTRRLGEGTVIPASTVMFGLSACLVPLTAAVPQFAVPLLIVAELGFSFSVLVYNIAQVSFRQRVTPHHLLGRMNASIRFVVWGVMPISSLIAGALASVIGVVPTMWVGAICQLLAGAVVVFSPFRGMRTLPDADEEVGAAPEA